GCCAGCGTCATGACTCGACCAGCATCTTGAGCCGGCGGAGTCCCTTCTCGAAGTCGGGGCCGACCAGCTTGTCCAGGTTGAAGAACCGGCTGAAGAACGTCCGCGCGCTCTCCATCCGCCAGATCACGCGCGTGCGGTCGCCCTCCTGCGTGAGCAGGAAGCGCACATGGCTGCTCGACTTGAACGGTCGCGTGAAGTCGAGCGCGACGCCGACGCCGTCCGGCTGCACGGACTCGATCCGCATCTTCCCCGCCCCGGCCTTGCGGTTGCCGCTCCACTCGTAGGTCGAGCCGACCGCGCCTGGCTCGCCGGTGTACTCGCGCTTCAGCGCGGGATCCATGCCCTCCCACGGCGACCAGTCCACCCAGCGCGGCAGCTCCGCGATGTGGGGCAGCAGTGCCTCGGGCGTGGTCTGGATGGTGTCGGTGCGTTCCACGACGATGGTTCCGGCCATGCGCACACCTTAGCGGCATGGCATGATCGGGCTGTGACCGGGCGAACGATGCTCCTCGACAGCGCATCCCTCTACTTCCGCGGCTTCTACGGCGTCCCCGACACGGTGCGCGCACCGGACGGGACTCCCGTGAACGCGATCCGCGGCTTCCTCGACATCATCGCGAAGCTGGTGACCGACTACGGACCTGAGTCGCTGGTGGCCTGCTGGGACGACGACTGGCGGCCGCGCTGGCGGGTCGACCTCATCCCGAGCTACAAGGCGCACCGCGTGGCGCAGGAGGTCCCCGGCGGCGTCGACGTGGAGGAGGTGCCGGCCGAGCTCGTGGTGCAGGTGCCGGTGATCCGGGAAGTGCTGGCCGCCCTCGGCATCGCGATCGTCGGCGCGGCCCAGCACGAGGCGGACGACGTGATCGGCACGCTCGCCACGGTCACGCCGGGGCCGGTGGATGTCGTGACCGGCGACCGCGACCTGTTCCAGCTCGTCGACGACGGCCGGGACGTGCGGGTGGTCTACACGGCGCGCGGGATGAGCAACCTCGAGGTGCTGACGGACGCGACGATCGTGGCCAA
This genomic stretch from Leifsonia sp. EB41 harbors:
- a CDS encoding SRPBCC family protein → MAGTIVVERTDTIQTTPEALLPHIAELPRWVDWSPWEGMDPALKREYTGEPGAVGSTYEWSGNRKAGAGKMRIESVQPDGVGVALDFTRPFKSSSHVRFLLTQEGDRTRVIWRMESARTFFSRFFNLDKLVGPDFEKGLRRLKMLVES
- a CDS encoding 5'-3' exonuclease H3TH domain-containing protein: MLLDSASLYFRGFYGVPDTVRAPDGTPVNAIRGFLDIIAKLVTDYGPESLVACWDDDWRPRWRVDLIPSYKAHRVAQEVPGGVDVEEVPAELVVQVPVIREVLAALGIAIVGAAQHEADDVIGTLATVTPGPVDVVTGDRDLFQLVDDGRDVRVVYTARGMSNLEVLTDATIVAKYGIHANQYADFAVMRGDSSDGLPGVAGVGEKTAGALLAEYGDLSGIEAAAADPASAMKPALRTKFAAAVDYLSVAPTVVEVVRDLPLGDVDARLRAPGDEQRAALESLGERWALGGSLDRCLAALTAAASA